The following coding sequences lie in one Aricia agestis chromosome 18, ilAriAges1.1, whole genome shotgun sequence genomic window:
- the LOC121736079 gene encoding venom protease-like has product MRACVLLLCVLAVRGEESPLTKELLDPEWQQLVEAGGMSLGHGRVKRFVELSNSEPNIPHQACLLPNGKAGHCRHLHYCVQDDFKNDFTKFMDYLCIIKHSSIGVCCPDGMGGAADTAVAGDLPATAPRDENEITFKISRAETRGCGLSTRATSRVVGSRPANPREWPWIASVTPPGYDQYCGGALITDRHVLTAAHCTRRWKAEELSVRLGEYDLQRTNDSRTYNFKVIEIRQHELYEVPNYHHDIAILKLHRAAVFNTYVWPICLPPVGLEYTDEIGVVIGWGTQWYGGPISDVLMEVSVPVWDHQKCVESFVDSVFNETICAGGREGGKDACQGDSGGPLMYQMSSGRWVIIGVVSWGVRCGEPDHPGLYTRVDRYLEWILQNAQF; this is encoded by the exons ATGCGGGCTTGTGTGTTGCTGTTGTGTGTTTTGGCTGTTAGGGGGGAAGagt CTCCCCTGACGAAGGAGCTGCTGGACCCGGAGTGGCAGCAGCTGGTGGAAGCCGGCGGGATGAGTCTAGGCCACGGACGAGTCAAGAGGTTCGTTGAGCTCAGCAACTCCGAG CCCAACATCCCGCACCAAGCGTGCCTGCTGCCCAACGGCAAGGCGGGCCACTGCCGGCACCTCCACTACTGCGTGCAGGACGACTTCAAAAACGACTTCACCAAATTCATGGACTACCTCTGCATCATCAAGCATTC ATCAATTGGCGTGTGCTGCCCCGACGGCATGGGCGGCGCGGCGGACACCGCGGTGGCCGGAGACCTGCCCGCCACGGCGCCTCGCGATGAAAACGAGATCACCTTCAAGATCAGCCGAGCGGAGACAAGAG GTTGCGGCCTCAGCACGCGGGCGACCTCGCGTGTGGTGGGTTCCCGGCCGGCCAACCCTCGCGAGTGGCCGTGGATCGCGTCCGTGACACCTCCCGGTTACGACCAGTACTGCGGAGGAGCCCTCATCACAGATAGACATGTGCTCACCGCCGCACATTGCACCAGGAG GTGGAAAGCGGAAgagctgtctgtccgtctcggAGAGTACGACTTGCAGCGCACCAACGATTCGCGCACATACAACTTCAAGGTCATCGAGATCCGCCAACACGAGTTGTACGAAGTGCCCAACTACCACCACGACATCGCGATATTAAAGCTGCATCGCGCGGCGGTCTTCAACACTTACGTCTGGCCGATATGTCTGCCACCAGTCGGGTTGGAGTATACGGATGAGATTGGCGTCGTTATTG GTTGGGGAACCCAGTGGTACGGCGGGCCGATCAGCGACGTGCTGATGGAGGTGTCAGTCCCGGTGTGGGACCACCAGAAGTGTGTGGAGTCCTTCGTCGACTCCGTATTCAACGAGACCATCTGCGCCGGCGGGAGAGAGGGTGGGAAAGACGCTTGTCAG GGTGACAGCGGCGGTCCCCTCATGTACCAGATGTCCAGCGGTCGGTGGGTGATCATTGGGGTGGTGTCGTGGGGGGTGCGGTGCGGGGAACCTGACCACCCCGGCCTGTATACCCGGGTCGACAGATACCTGGAGTGGATACTGCAGAACGCACAGTTCTAG